In Bradyrhizobium lablabi, one DNA window encodes the following:
- a CDS encoding ABC transporter permease, translating to MSISPAISDAALQAGPAAKARGYWATVGRRMTRDKVSMACAFILALIFLSALCAPWLGLADPYQGSMIRRLRHIGTVGYPLGTDELGRDMLARLIYGGRLSLIVGILPVIFAFVVGTSLGLVAGYVGGKLNTAIMRTVDVFYAFPSVLLAIAISGALGAGIVNSIVSLTIVFVPQITRVAESVTTGVRNMDFVEAARASGAGPFTIMRVHMLGNVLGPIFVYATGLISVSMILAAGLSFLGLGTKPPEPEWGLMLNTLRTAIYVNPWVAALPGAMIFAVSIGFNLLSDGMRSAMDIRN from the coding sequence GTGAGCATCAGCCCCGCAATATCGGATGCTGCCCTGCAGGCCGGGCCTGCCGCAAAAGCGCGCGGCTATTGGGCCACCGTCGGGCGGCGCATGACGCGCGACAAGGTCAGCATGGCCTGCGCGTTCATTCTGGCGTTGATCTTCCTGTCAGCCCTGTGCGCGCCGTGGCTTGGGCTGGCCGATCCCTATCAGGGCTCGATGATCCGAAGGCTGCGCCATATCGGCACGGTGGGCTATCCGCTCGGCACCGACGAACTCGGCCGCGACATGCTGGCGCGGCTGATCTATGGCGGGCGGCTGTCGCTGATTGTCGGCATATTGCCTGTCATCTTTGCCTTTGTGGTCGGGACCTCGCTCGGCCTCGTCGCCGGTTACGTCGGCGGCAAGCTCAACACCGCGATCATGCGCACCGTCGACGTGTTTTATGCCTTTCCCTCGGTGCTGCTGGCGATCGCGATCTCCGGCGCGCTCGGCGCCGGCATCGTTAATTCCATCGTATCCTTGACCATCGTGTTCGTGCCGCAGATCACCCGTGTCGCCGAGAGCGTCACCACCGGTGTCCGCAACATGGATTTCGTCGAAGCCGCGCGCGCCTCCGGCGCCGGACCCTTCACCATCATGCGCGTGCACATGCTGGGCAACGTGCTCGGACCGATTTTTGTCTACGCCACCGGTCTGATCTCGGTATCGATGATCCTGGCGGCGGGCTTATCGTTCCTGGGTTTGGGCACAAAACCGCCGGAGCCGGAATGGGGCTTGATGCTCAACACGCTGCGCACCGCGATCTATGTCAATCCGTGGGTGGCGGCACTCCCCGGCGCCATGATCTTCGCGGTGTCGATCGGCTTCAATCTGCTCAGCGACGGCATGCGCAGCGCCATGGATATCCGGAACTGA
- a CDS encoding ABC transporter permease: protein MLAYIARRIVYVIPIVLSVALVCFMLVHITPGDPLVAILPADASQELANQLRAAYGFDRPLPVQFGLWLWKAVNGDLGHSIATGRPVLSEVMRAVGNTVTLAIAAALIGFTLGLFFGLIAGYFRDTWVDKVATSIAIAGVSVPHYWLGMVLVIIFSVQLNWLPAVGAGPGGSGAWGWDWEHIRYLILPAITTSVIPMGIVTRTVRALTGDILSQDFVEALRAKGLRETHVFRHVIKNAAPTAMAVMGLQLGYMLGGSILIETVFSWPGSGLLLNSAIFQRDLPLLQGTILVLALFFVILNLLVDIAQAAIDPRIKRS, encoded by the coding sequence GTGCTCGCCTATATCGCCCGCCGCATCGTCTATGTGATCCCGATCGTCCTTAGCGTGGCGCTGGTGTGCTTCATGCTGGTGCACATCACGCCCGGCGATCCCTTGGTCGCGATTCTGCCCGCCGATGCGTCGCAGGAACTCGCCAATCAATTGCGCGCCGCCTATGGCTTCGATCGTCCGCTGCCGGTGCAGTTCGGTTTATGGTTATGGAAGGCCGTCAATGGCGATCTCGGCCATTCCATCGCGACTGGGCGGCCGGTGCTGTCAGAAGTCATGCGCGCGGTCGGCAACACCGTGACGCTGGCGATCGCGGCGGCGCTGATCGGGTTCACGCTCGGACTGTTCTTCGGCCTCATCGCCGGCTATTTCCGCGACACCTGGGTCGACAAGGTCGCGACCTCGATCGCGATCGCCGGCGTCTCGGTGCCGCATTACTGGCTCGGCATGGTGCTGGTCATCATCTTCTCGGTGCAGCTGAACTGGCTGCCCGCGGTCGGCGCCGGCCCCGGCGGCTCCGGCGCCTGGGGATGGGACTGGGAGCACATCCGCTATCTGATCCTGCCCGCGATCACCACCTCGGTGATCCCGATGGGCATCGTCACCCGCACCGTGCGCGCGCTGACCGGCGATATCTTGTCGCAGGATTTCGTCGAGGCGCTGCGCGCCAAAGGCCTGCGCGAGACCCACGTCTTTCGCCATGTCATAAAGAACGCCGCGCCGACCGCGATGGCGGTGATGGGATTGCAGCTCGGCTACATGCTCGGCGGCTCGATCCTGATCGAAACCGTGTTTTCCTGGCCGGGCTCCGGGCTGTTATTGAATTCCGCGATCTTCCAGCGCGATCTGCCGCTGCTGCAGGGCACCATCCTGGTGCTGGCGCTGTTCTTCGTGATCCTCAACCTCCTGGTCGATATCGCGCAGGCCGCGATCGATCCGCGTATCAAGCGGAGCTAG
- a CDS encoding ABC transporter substrate-binding protein has protein sequence MLAMACLAAPRIAGAETILRIGMTAADIPRTLGQPDQGFEGNRFTGLTMYDALTMWDLSSADKPSVLIPGLATEWKVDDADKKKWTFKLRPGVTFHDGSPFNADAVVWNVEKVLKQDAPQYDSSQVGLTASRMPTLASARKIDDMTVEFTTKEPDSFLPINLTNLFMASPAKWQKLFDAAPGADAKAKSQAAWDAFAKDASGTGPWKMSSFTPRERLELAKNANYWDKARIPKVDKMLLLPMPEANARTAALLSGQVDWVEAPAPDAVAEIKQRGFNIYSNEEPHVWPWQFSRAEGSPWNDIRVRKAANLCIDREGLRDGLLAGLMVPATGTFEPGHPWRGNPTFQIKYDKPAAQKLMQDAGYGPAKKLTVKIQTSASGSGQMMPLPMNEYLQQALAECYFDVQFDVIEWNTLLANWRRGAKDASANGSNAVNVTYAAMDPFFALVRFLQSSMAPPVSNNWGYINNPKFDELVTKARQTFDPTERDKVLAELHAASVDDAAFLYVAHDVAPRAMSPKVKGFVQPKSWFVDFSPISMTP, from the coding sequence ATGCTGGCGATGGCTTGCCTGGCAGCGCCTCGGATCGCCGGCGCCGAAACAATTTTGCGCATCGGGATGACGGCTGCCGACATTCCGCGCACGCTCGGCCAGCCCGACCAGGGGTTTGAAGGTAACCGCTTCACCGGTCTCACCATGTATGACGCGCTGACGATGTGGGACCTCTCCTCCGCCGACAAGCCGAGCGTCCTGATCCCGGGCCTTGCGACCGAATGGAAGGTCGACGATGCCGACAAGAAGAAATGGACGTTCAAGCTTCGTCCCGGCGTCACATTCCACGATGGTTCGCCGTTCAACGCCGATGCCGTGGTGTGGAATGTCGAGAAGGTGCTGAAGCAGGATGCGCCGCAGTACGATTCGAGCCAGGTCGGCCTCACCGCTTCGCGGATGCCGACATTGGCCTCGGCGCGCAAGATCGACGACATGACGGTGGAATTCACCACCAAGGAACCCGACAGTTTTCTGCCGATCAACCTCACCAACCTGTTCATGGCGAGCCCGGCGAAATGGCAAAAGCTGTTCGATGCGGCGCCCGGCGCGGATGCCAAAGCGAAATCGCAGGCCGCGTGGGACGCCTTTGCGAAGGATGCGTCGGGCACCGGCCCCTGGAAAATGTCGAGCTTTACCCCGCGCGAGCGGCTCGAACTCGCAAAGAACGCAAATTATTGGGACAAGGCGCGGATCCCCAAAGTCGACAAGATGCTGCTGTTGCCGATGCCGGAGGCGAACGCGCGCACCGCGGCGCTATTGTCCGGCCAGGTCGATTGGGTCGAAGCGCCGGCGCCGGATGCGGTTGCCGAAATCAAGCAGCGCGGCTTTAATATCTACTCCAACGAGGAGCCGCATGTCTGGCCGTGGCAGTTCTCGCGCGCCGAGGGCTCGCCCTGGAACGACATCCGCGTCCGCAAGGCGGCCAATCTCTGCATCGATCGCGAGGGTCTTAGGGACGGTCTGCTCGCGGGCCTGATGGTGCCGGCGACCGGCACCTTTGAACCCGGCCATCCCTGGCGCGGCAACCCGACCTTCCAGATCAAGTATGACAAGCCCGCCGCGCAAAAACTGATGCAGGACGCGGGTTACGGCCCGGCCAAGAAATTGACGGTCAAGATCCAGACCTCGGCCTCCGGCTCGGGCCAGATGATGCCGCTGCCGATGAACGAATATCTGCAGCAGGCGCTCGCCGAATGTTACTTCGACGTGCAGTTCGACGTCATCGAGTGGAACACGCTGCTCGCCAACTGGCGGCGCGGCGCCAAGGACGCCTCCGCCAACGGCTCTAACGCGGTCAATGTGACCTATGCGGCGATGGATCCGTTCTTCGCGCTGGTGCGATTCCTGCAGTCGTCGATGGCACCGCCGGTGTCGAATAATTGGGGTTACATCAATAATCCCAAATTCGATGAGCTCGTGACCAAGGCGCGCCAGACCTTCGACCCGACGGAGCGCGACAAGGTGCTGGCCGAACTGCACGCGGCCTCCGTCGACGACGCGGCGTTCCTGTATGTTGCCCACGACGTCGCGCCGCGTGCGATGAGCCCGAAGGTCAAGGGGTTCGTGCAGCCGAAGAGCTGGTTCGTGGACTTCTCGCCGATCTCGATGACGCCGTAG
- a CDS encoding ABC transporter substrate-binding protein, translating into MRARNSKLFATLALTLALGLPAVPAKAESVVRYGISMADIPLTTGQPDRGAGAYQFTAYTIYDPLVAWEMDVSDRPGKLVPGLATEWKVDDKDKTKWRFTLRKGVKFHDGSEFNADAVIWNLDKVLNDKAPQFDKRQSAQVKTRLPSVATYAKIDDSTVEITTKTVDSFFPYQMLWFLVSSPAQYEKLGKDWDKFASEPSGTGPFKLTKLVPRELAELTKNPDYWDKKRIPKVDRLVLIPMPEALTRTNALLAGQVDLIETPAPDAVPQLKAAGMRIVDNITPHVWNYHLSVLPGSPWTDIRLRKALNLAIDRDAVVGLMNGLAKPAKGQVDPSSPWFGKPTFDIKYDLTAAKKLVEEAGYSKDKPLKTTFIIAQGGTGQMLSLPMNEFLQQSFKEIGIDIDFKVVELETLYTHWRKGAADEMNAGITANNIAYVTSDPLYSIVRFFHSSQVAPVGVNWGGYKNPKVDALIDEAKQTFDTKKQDELLAQAHSLIVDDAVLVWVVHDTNPHALSPRIKKFVQAQHWFQDLTTIGVE; encoded by the coding sequence ATGCGCGCCCGAAATTCGAAGCTATTTGCGACCCTGGCTCTCACCCTCGCCCTGGGCCTGCCTGCCGTTCCGGCAAAAGCCGAGTCCGTGGTGCGATACGGCATCTCGATGGCCGATATTCCGCTGACGACCGGCCAGCCGGATCGCGGCGCGGGCGCCTATCAGTTCACCGCCTACACGATCTACGATCCGCTGGTCGCCTGGGAAATGGATGTGTCGGATCGGCCCGGCAAGCTGGTGCCCGGGCTCGCCACCGAATGGAAGGTCGACGACAAGGACAAGACCAAGTGGCGTTTTACCCTTCGCAAGGGCGTCAAATTCCATGACGGCAGCGAGTTCAATGCCGACGCGGTGATCTGGAATCTCGACAAGGTGTTGAACGACAAGGCGCCGCAATTCGACAAGCGGCAGAGCGCGCAGGTGAAGACCCGCCTGCCCTCGGTTGCGACTTACGCCAAGATCGACGACTCCACGGTCGAGATCACCACCAAGACCGTCGACTCCTTCTTCCCCTACCAGATGCTGTGGTTCTTGGTCTCGAGCCCCGCGCAATACGAAAAGCTCGGCAAGGACTGGGACAAGTTCGCCAGCGAGCCTTCCGGCACCGGACCATTCAAACTGACCAAACTGGTGCCGCGCGAACTCGCCGAGCTCACCAAGAATCCGGATTACTGGGACAAGAAGCGGATTCCGAAAGTCGACAGACTGGTGCTGATTCCGATGCCGGAAGCCTTGACCCGTACCAACGCGCTACTCGCCGGCCAGGTCGATCTGATCGAAACGCCGGCGCCGGACGCGGTGCCGCAGCTCAAGGCGGCGGGGATGCGGATCGTCGACAACATCACGCCGCATGTCTGGAATTATCACTTGAGCGTATTGCCCGGCTCGCCCTGGACCGACATCCGCCTGCGCAAGGCGCTCAATCTCGCGATCGATCGCGATGCGGTGGTCGGCCTGATGAACGGCCTGGCAAAACCGGCCAAGGGTCAGGTCGACCCGTCGAGCCCGTGGTTCGGCAAGCCCACGTTCGACATCAAATACGATCTCACTGCTGCGAAGAAGCTGGTCGAGGAAGCCGGCTACTCCAAGGACAAGCCGCTGAAGACAACTTTCATCATCGCCCAAGGCGGCACCGGGCAGATGCTGTCGCTGCCGATGAACGAATTCTTGCAGCAGAGTTTTAAGGAAATCGGCATCGACATCGACTTCAAGGTGGTCGAACTTGAGACGCTCTATACCCACTGGCGCAAGGGCGCGGCCGACGAAATGAACGCCGGCATCACCGCCAACAATATCGCCTATGTGACATCGGACCCGCTCTACTCCATCGTACGGTTTTTCCATTCGAGCCAGGTCGCGCCGGTCGGCGTCAACTGGGGCGGCTACAAGAACCCGAAGGTCGACGCGCTGATCGACGAAGCCAAGCAGACTTTTGATACCAAAAAGCAGGACGAATTGCTGGCGCAGGCGCATTCGCTGATCGTCGACGATGCCGTGCTGGTATGGGTGGTGCACGACACCAACCCGCACGCGCTGTCGCCGCGAATCAAGAAATTCGTGCAGGCGCAGCACTGGTTCCAGGATTTGACCACGATCGGGGTGGAGTGA
- a CDS encoding nuclear transport factor 2 family protein, whose product MTSSENKQLVQTIMEARSRRDHAPFLAAMADDFVWRISGSSAWSGEYVGKAEVRERLLKPLYAQFIAPSSITPTRILAEGDHVVVECHGDATTISGERYANTYCLVIRLAGGQLREMTEYMDTALVERVLQLPPPRG is encoded by the coding sequence ATGACATCAAGCGAAAACAAACAGCTCGTCCAGACCATCATGGAAGCGCGGTCGCGCCGCGATCATGCGCCGTTCCTCGCGGCGATGGCCGATGATTTTGTCTGGCGGATTAGCGGCTCGAGCGCCTGGTCGGGCGAGTATGTCGGCAAGGCCGAGGTGCGCGAGCGACTATTAAAACCGCTCTACGCGCAGTTCATTGCGCCGTCGAGCATCACGCCGACCCGCATCCTGGCGGAAGGCGACCATGTCGTCGTGGAATGCCATGGCGACGCAACCACCATATCCGGCGAGCGCTACGCCAACACCTACTGCCTCGTCATCCGCCTGGCGGGCGGGCAATTGCGCGAGATGACGGAATATATGGACACGGCGCTGGTCGAGCGCGTGCTGCAGCTGCCGCCGCCCCGCGGCTGA
- a CDS encoding MerR family transcriptional regulator translates to MQQDLRIGEMASRTGRSIHTIRWYEQQGLIPGVIRDRSGRRVYSEYHVGWLDLMERLRCTGMSIRQMREYTALAKQGAAALRQRRALLAGHQVRVRQNITRWTEALALIDAKVEFYDEWMENGARPAVEPHRRVKNTRKTAV, encoded by the coding sequence ATGCAACAGGATCTTCGCATCGGCGAGATGGCGAGCCGCACCGGGCGCAGCATTCATACCATCCGCTGGTATGAGCAGCAGGGGCTGATACCCGGTGTTATCAGGGACCGCAGCGGCCGGCGGGTCTATAGCGAGTATCACGTCGGCTGGCTCGATCTGATGGAACGGCTGCGCTGCACCGGAATGTCGATCAGGCAGATGCGTGAATACACCGCATTGGCAAAGCAGGGCGCCGCCGCTTTGCGGCAGCGTCGCGCGCTGCTCGCGGGACACCAGGTGCGTGTCCGTCAAAACATCACCCGGTGGACCGAGGCGCTCGCCCTGATCGACGCCAAGGTCGAGTTTTATGACGAATGGATGGAAAATGGCGCTCGGCCCGCAGTCGAGCCGCACCGGCGCGTGAAGAACACGCGCAAGACGGCGGTTTAA
- a CDS encoding tetratricopeptide repeat protein: protein MQSRFRQGLALHRQGDLAAAERIYLDVLQREPQHFDSLHMLAVIALQTGRTRRGIELLRKAIALNEKVAAAHNNLGKALMDLGRPEQALASFDRALALDQNFAEACVNHGNALVALRRSEQALASYAKAIDLQPDYAEAHRNCGNVFSKLRRHDEAFAAYDKVFALRPDLMGAEGHRLYAKMHFCDWSNWEAECAHLVASVRSGLVNTQPFIFLAVPSSCEDQLQCARTWVAQNFPPAKNPVWHGERYDHDRIRVAYLSADFRQHALSFLTAGMFECHDKSRFEITGVSFGVDDNSEIRARLKASFERFVDVRSHSDQEIADLLKSLEIDIAVDLMGFTTDSRTGIFARRPAPIQVQYMGYPGTMAAQYIDYMVADRMVIPEHHKPHYSERIAFLPDSYFVNDTRRPIADKAFTRAELGLPETGFVFCCFNSNHKITPPVFDGWMRILRQVEGSVLWLLQDNAKAADNLRKEAHARGVDAARLIFAPRMPPPEHLARHRAADLFLDTLPYNAHTTASDALWAGLPVLTCLGETFVGRVAASLLNAVGLPELVTTTSEQYERLAIELATTNQKLAAIRAKLADNRLATPLFDAGLFTAHIEAAYTAMHARHQAGLPPDHIIISK, encoded by the coding sequence TTGCAATCCAGGTTCAGGCAGGGGCTGGCGCTGCATCGGCAAGGCGATCTTGCGGCCGCGGAGCGCATCTATCTGGATGTTCTGCAACGAGAGCCGCAGCATTTCGATTCGCTGCATATGCTGGCCGTGATCGCCCTGCAAACAGGGCGTACCCGGCGCGGCATCGAGCTGCTCAGGAAAGCGATCGCGCTGAACGAAAAAGTCGCCGCGGCGCATAACAACCTGGGCAAGGCGCTGATGGATCTTGGGCGTCCCGAGCAGGCGCTCGCGAGCTTCGACCGGGCGCTGGCGCTCGATCAAAACTTCGCGGAGGCCTGCGTCAACCATGGCAACGCGCTGGTTGCCTTAAGGCGTTCCGAACAGGCGCTTGCGAGCTATGCGAAGGCGATCGACCTTCAGCCGGACTACGCGGAGGCGCACAGAAACTGCGGCAACGTCTTCTCCAAACTCAGGCGCCATGACGAAGCCTTTGCCGCCTATGACAAAGTGTTCGCCCTAAGACCCGATTTGATGGGTGCGGAAGGTCATCGGCTTTATGCCAAAATGCATTTCTGCGACTGGAGCAATTGGGAGGCCGAATGCGCGCATCTGGTTGCATCGGTCAGGAGCGGGCTGGTCAATACCCAGCCTTTCATCTTCCTCGCTGTTCCCTCGTCTTGCGAAGACCAGTTGCAGTGCGCTCGAACATGGGTCGCACAGAATTTCCCGCCTGCGAAAAATCCAGTTTGGCACGGCGAGCGATATGATCACGATCGCATCCGCGTGGCTTATCTCTCCGCCGACTTCCGCCAGCATGCACTTTCCTTTCTGACGGCCGGAATGTTCGAATGCCATGACAAATCCCGATTTGAGATCACGGGTGTTTCATTCGGCGTCGATGACAATTCGGAAATACGCGCCCGCCTAAAGGCATCGTTCGAGCGCTTTGTCGACGTGAGGTCCCATAGCGACCAAGAGATTGCCGATCTGCTCAAATCGCTCGAAATCGACATTGCCGTTGATTTGATGGGGTTCACCACGGATTCCCGAACCGGCATTTTCGCCCGCCGGCCTGCGCCGATCCAGGTGCAATATATGGGCTATCCGGGAACCATGGCCGCCCAATATATCGATTATATGGTCGCCGACCGCATGGTGATTCCGGAGCATCACAAGCCGCATTACTCCGAAAGGATCGCCTTTCTGCCCGACAGCTACTTCGTCAACGACACCAGGCGTCCGATTGCGGACAAAGCGTTCACCCGCGCCGAGCTCGGCTTGCCCGAGACCGGCTTTGTGTTTTGCTGCTTCAACAGCAACCACAAGATCACGCCGCCCGTTTTCGATGGTTGGATGCGGATCCTGCGACAAGTCGAGGGCAGCGTGCTTTGGCTGCTCCAGGACAATGCGAAGGCAGCCGACAATCTGAGGAAAGAGGCGCATGCGCGAGGGGTGGACGCGGCGCGGCTGATTTTTGCGCCTCGGATGCCGCCGCCTGAGCATCTCGCAAGGCATCGTGCGGCCGATCTGTTTCTGGATACACTACCCTACAACGCCCACACCACCGCGAGCGACGCGCTGTGGGCCGGGCTACCGGTGCTGACCTGTCTCGGCGAGACGTTTGTTGGCCGAGTGGCGGCCAGCCTGCTCAATGCCGTCGGTCTTCCGGAACTGGTAACGACGACATCCGAGCAGTACGAGCGTTTGGCGATCGAACTCGCGACAACCAACCAGAAATTGGCTGCCATCAGGGCAAAACTCGCTGATAATCGTCTGGCGACGCCTTTGTTCGATGCCGGACTTTTTACGGCGCATATCGAAGCCGCCTACACCGCCATGCATGCGCGGCATCAAGCCGGTCTCCCGCCAGATCATATCATCATCTCGAAGTGA
- a CDS encoding CHASE2 domain-containing protein, whose protein sequence is MKRLRILRRWFARKFGYARLVCLALLIGIAVLRVADFAPIEEIRVRTFDTFQRIDPRKKLATSPVAIIDIDEPSLAKLGQWPWSRTTIADLVADLTRLGAVVIAFDVIFAEPDRLNPDVAADTFRNLDEETRARLRALPSNDQVFADTMRHSRVVLGESGLAEARSELDKTLPVTGLAMLGDDPQRFMFRFPGLLRNTAVLEQAAAGRGLLTINPERDGIVRRVPMILLAQGVTMPSLSFEMLRVITGTDTIFIKSDQAGIKSIGVKGFQVPTDANGQLWVHFARRDASILIPAVDVLEGRVPPEKIKGKLVLIGTSAVGLNDIKTTPVSRAMPGVEIHAQVIESALTHAVLSEPSYGFAIEFLAAIVLGILVVIFAPQFGPATLLAIGALFGTLLIGTSWYFYVHYRLLIDFTYPLMSTTAIYLALIFFSFVREQKQRRQIRSAFSQYLSPAFVEQLAQSPEKLVLGGEEREMTIMFSDMRGFTSISETYKNDPQGLTALMNRFLTPLTNAILERKGTIDKYMGDAIMAFWNAPLDDKQHHLNACEAALDMLERVDELNEQRELEAKEAGLPFVPLNIGVGLNTGACVVGNMGSDKKFNYSVFGDSVNLASRLEGQSKEYGFPIIVGSKTALAVKDKFAILELDFIMVKGKKEPEVIYAIAGREDVAQSGRFQRLRNLTIEMLACYRNRDWDGAREAIERGRKTDDAHALEYLYNLYDARIRGYQKNPPPEDWDGAFALLTK, encoded by the coding sequence ATGAAGCGGTTACGGATATTGCGGCGCTGGTTCGCGCGGAAGTTCGGGTATGCGCGGCTGGTGTGCCTGGCGCTATTGATCGGCATTGCGGTGCTGCGGGTCGCGGATTTCGCGCCGATCGAGGAGATTCGCGTCCGGACCTTCGATACCTTCCAGCGCATCGATCCGCGCAAGAAGCTCGCGACCTCGCCGGTCGCCATTATCGATATCGACGAACCGAGCCTCGCCAAACTCGGGCAGTGGCCGTGGTCACGGACCACGATCGCGGATCTGGTCGCCGACCTCACCCGGCTCGGCGCCGTCGTGATCGCCTTCGACGTCATCTTCGCGGAGCCCGACCGGCTCAACCCCGACGTCGCCGCCGATACGTTCCGCAATCTCGATGAGGAAACCAGGGCCAGATTGCGCGCGCTGCCGAGCAACGATCAGGTGTTCGCCGATACCATGCGGCATTCGCGCGTGGTGCTGGGCGAATCCGGGCTTGCCGAGGCCAGAAGCGAACTCGACAAGACGCTTCCGGTGACCGGCCTCGCCATGCTGGGCGATGACCCGCAGCGGTTCATGTTCAGATTCCCGGGCCTGTTGCGCAATACGGCGGTTCTGGAACAGGCCGCCGCCGGGCGCGGCCTGCTCACGATCAATCCGGAACGCGACGGCATCGTCCGGCGGGTGCCGATGATCTTGCTGGCCCAGGGCGTGACGATGCCGTCACTGAGCTTCGAAATGTTGCGGGTAATCACCGGCACCGACACCATCTTCATCAAATCCGACCAGGCCGGGATCAAAAGCATCGGTGTCAAGGGTTTTCAGGTCCCGACCGACGCCAATGGCCAGCTATGGGTGCATTTCGCGCGCCGCGATGCTTCGATCCTGATTCCGGCAGTGGACGTGCTCGAAGGCCGCGTGCCTCCCGAAAAGATCAAGGGCAAGCTGGTATTGATCGGGACCTCGGCGGTGGGGCTGAACGACATCAAGACCACGCCGGTGTCGCGCGCCATGCCGGGGGTCGAAATCCACGCCCAGGTGATCGAGAGCGCGCTGACGCATGCGGTGCTGTCGGAGCCGAGTTACGGCTTCGCCATCGAATTTTTGGCGGCCATCGTGCTTGGAATTCTGGTCGTGATATTCGCGCCGCAATTCGGACCGGCTACGCTGCTTGCCATCGGCGCCCTGTTCGGGACGCTGTTGATCGGAACCTCCTGGTATTTTTACGTGCACTACCGGCTCCTGATCGATTTCACCTATCCGTTGATGTCGACCACCGCGATCTATTTGGCCCTGATTTTCTTCAGCTTCGTGCGCGAGCAGAAGCAGCGGCGGCAGATCCGCTCGGCGTTCAGCCAGTATCTGTCGCCCGCCTTCGTGGAACAGCTCGCGCAGTCGCCGGAAAAGCTCGTGCTCGGCGGCGAGGAGCGCGAGATGACCATCATGTTCAGCGATATGCGAGGCTTCACCTCGATCTCGGAAACCTACAAGAACGACCCGCAGGGCCTGACCGCGCTGATGAACCGGTTCCTGACGCCGCTCACCAACGCGATCCTCGAGCGCAAGGGGACGATCGACAAATATATGGGCGATGCGATCATGGCGTTCTGGAATGCGCCGCTCGACGACAAGCAGCATCACCTCAACGCCTGCGAGGCGGCGCTGGATATGCTGGAGCGGGTCGACGAGCTCAACGAGCAGCGTGAGCTCGAGGCCAAGGAGGCCGGGCTGCCCTTTGTTCCGCTCAACATCGGCGTCGGCCTCAACACCGGTGCCTGCGTGGTCGGCAACATGGGCTCCGACAAGAAATTCAACTATTCGGTGTTCGGCGACAGCGTCAATCTGGCCTCGCGCCTCGAGGGACAGTCCAAGGAGTACGGTTTCCCGATCATCGTCGGCTCCAAGACCGCGCTTGCGGTCAAGGACAAGTTCGCGATCCTCGAGCTCGATTTCATCATGGTCAAGGGCAAGAAGGAGCCCGAGGTCATCTACGCCATCGCCGGCCGTGAGGACGTCGCACAGTCCGGTCGCTTCCAGCGCCTGCGCAACCTCACCATCGAGATGCTGGCGTGTTATCGCAACCGCGACTGGGATGGCGCGCGGGAGGCGATCGAGCGCGGCCGCAAGACCGACGACGCCCACGCGCTCGAGTATCTGTACAATTTGTACGACGCGCGAATTCGGGGTTATCAGAAAAACCCGCCGCCCGAAGACTGGGACGGCGCTTTTGCATTGTTGACAAAGTAG